A portion of the Solea senegalensis isolate Sse05_10M linkage group LG17, IFAPA_SoseM_1, whole genome shotgun sequence genome contains these proteins:
- the LOC122784210 gene encoding trace amine-associated receptor 4-like: MDSSDAVAQQLLLNDSANVPDITAATISYLLCIFGGSLSVLIMFGNLLVIISIVYFKQLQTPTNFLMLSLAVADLLVGLLVLPFSILLYVRSNWPLQDVLCRLRGSFDMLLCNSSILNLCFISVDRYYAVCQPLRYRTKINVRVVGIMILVTWTFSALIGIIITLAPNQGKKNNRCVLIQNKSHSSLIMGALTVFFIPAVIMFAIYLKILMVAERQARSILSMAKTGASVSKVERKATKTLAIVMGVFLMSWTPFFLCITLQPLSNNTIPLHVLQSFKWLGWSNSMFNPCVYAFFYSWFRAAFRMIITGKIFQGNFCNSKLF, from the coding sequence ATGGATTCTTCCGATGCTGTTGCACAGCAGCTTCTTTTGAACGACTCAGCAAATGTGCCTGACATAACTGCAGCGACTATTTCATAtctattatgtatttttggtggctctttGTCAGTTCTCATAATGTTTGGAAACCTTCTTGTCATAATCTCCATTGTTTACTTCAAACAGCTCCAAACTCCTACAAACTTcctgatgctctctctggctgtggctgacctgCTAGTTGGACTTTTAGTTTTGCCTTTCAGCATCTTACTCTACGTGCGCTCAAATTGGCCTCTTCAAGATGTCCTCTGTCGGTTGAGAGGTAGTTTCGATATGTTACTCTGCAATTCCTCCATTCTGAACTTGtgcttcatttctgttgacagatattatgcagtgtgtcagcctctgagATACAGAACTAAAATCAATGTCCGCGTCGTTGGGATCATGATCCTCGTGACGTGGACCTTttctgctctaattgggattatTATCACACTGGCGCCAAATcaagggaagaaaaacaacaggtgtgttttaatacaaaataaatcacacagttCACTCATCATGGGTGCGCTTACTGTGTTTTTCATACCAGCCGTCATCATGTTTGCAATCTACCTAAAGATTCTGATGGTGGCAGAGAGACAGGCGCGCAGCATCCTGAGCATGGCAAAAACTGGTGCAAGTGTGAGTAAAGTGGAGAGAAAGGCGACTAAAACTCTTGCTATTGTAATGGGGGTCTTTCTCATGAGTTGGACGCCTTTCTTTCTGTGCATCACCCTTCAACCTTTGAGCAACAACACAATACCGCTTCATGTTCTTCAGTCCTTTAAGTGGCTTGGATGGTCAAACTCAATGTTCAATCCATGTGtttatgctttcttttacagctggtttcgAGCAGCTTTTAGGATGATCATTACGGGGAAAATATTTCAAGGTAATTTTTGTAATTCAAAACTCTTTTGA
- the LOC122784254 gene encoding trace amine-associated receptor 4-like, with protein sequence MDYSDVVAEQFPFNESANAPDITAVTISYLVCIFGGSLSVLIMCGNLLVIISIAYFKQLRTPTNFLMLSLAVADLLVGILVVPFSIVLVVSSYWRLHDLLCRVRSSLDLLLCNSSMWNVCFISVDRYYAVCHPLIYRVKINVRVVWTMIMVSWTIATLNGIIITFQAPDKGQKNKKCVLFQNKAQGIIVVGIFIAFGIPAIVMFALYLKILMVAQKQARSILSMANSAAAASKKERKATKTLSIVVGSFLLSWTPFVLCMSFNPLSNYAVPFHVIQFFKWLGWSNSMFNPFIYAFFYSQFRSAFMKIITGKIFQDVSNCKLF encoded by the coding sequence ATGGATTATTCAGACGTTGTTGCAGAGCAGTTTCCTTTTAATGAATCAGCAAATGCGCCTGACATAACTGCAGTGACTATTTCATATCTAGTATGTATTTTTGGTGGCTCGTTGTCAGTTCTCATAATGTGTGGAAACCTACTTGTTATAATCTCTATTGCTTACTTCAAACAGCTCCGCACTCCTACAAACTTcctgatgctctctctggctgtggctgacctgCTAGTTGGAATTTTAGTTGTGCCTTTCAGTATTGTGCTCGTTGTCAGCTCATACTGGCGTTTGCATGATTTACTTTGTAGGGTACGGAGCAGCTTAGATTTGTTGCTGTGTAATTCTTCCATGTGGAACGTGtgcttcatttctgttgacagatattaCGCTGTGTGTCATCCTTTGATATACAgagttaaaataaatgtccgCGTTGTTTGGACCATGATCATGGTGTCATGGACTATTGCCACTCTGAATGGAATTATTATCACATTCCAGGCCCCAgataaaggacaaaaaaacaagaagtgtgttttatttcaaaataaagcacaggGTATAATAGTTGTGGGAatttttattgcatttggcATCCCAGCTATTGTGATGTTTGCACTCTACCTAAAGATTTTGATGGTGGCACAGAAACAGGCACGCAGCATCCTGAGCATGGCaaactctgctgcagctgccagtaaaaaggagagaaaggcgACTAAAACTCTGTCTATTGTGGTGGGGAGTTTTCTCCTGAGTTGGACGCCTTTTGTTCTGTGTATGAGCTTTAATCCATTGAGCAATTATGCAGTACCTTTTCATGTCATACAATTTTTTAAGTGGCTTGGATGGTCAAATTCAATGTTCAATCCCTTCatttatgctttcttttacagccAGTTTAGATCAGCTTTCATGAAGATCATAACTGGGAAAATATTTCAAGATGTCTCTAATTGTAAGCTCTTTTGA
- the LOC122784325 gene encoding trace amine-associated receptor 4-like: MDSSDVVEYQLLFNESANVPDITAVTISYLFCIFSGSLSVLITFGNLLVIISIVYFKQLHTPTNFLMLSLAVADLVVGLFILPFTVILVVSSYWRLYDLLCRVRSSLDALLCNSSVWNMCFISVDRYYAVCHPLVYRIKINVRVVGIMIMVSWTIATLNGIIFTFQAPDKGQKYKRCASFQNKAQGTVVVVALIAFFFPAIVMFALYLKIFMVAQRQARSILSMANSAAAASKMERKATKTLSIVVGSFLLCWTPFILCMSFNPLSNYTIPFHVMQFFKWLGWSNSMFNPFIYAFFYSQFRSAFRMIMTGKIFKDVSNCKLF; encoded by the coding sequence ATGGATTCTTCTGATGTTGTTGAATATCagcttctttttaatgaatcagcaAATGTGCCTGACATAACTGCAGTGactatttcatatttattttgtattttttctggCTCGTTGTCAGTTCTCATAACGTTTGGAAACCTACTTGTAATCATCTCCATTGTTTacttcaaacagctccacactcctacaaacttcctgatgctctctctggctgtggctgacctgGTAGTTGGACTTTTCATCTTGCCTTTCACTGTCATCCTCGTTGTCAGCTCATACTGGCGTCTGTATGATCTACTTTGTAGGGTACGGAGCAGCTTAGATGCGTTGCTGTGTAATTCTTCCGTATGGAACATGtgcttcatttctgttgacagatattaTGCAGTATGTCATCCTTTGGtatacagaattaaaataaatgtccgtgTTGTTGGGATCATGATCATGGTGTCCTGGACTATTGCCACTCTGAATGGAATTATTTTCACATTCCAGGCCCCAGATAAAGGACAAAAATACAAGAGGTGtgcttcatttcaaaataaagcacaggGTACAGTAGTTGTGGTAgctttaattgcattttttttcccagctaTTGTGATGTTTGCACTCTACCTAAAGATTTTCATGGTGGCACAGAGACAAGCACGCAGCATCCTGAGCATGGCaaactctgctgcagctgccagTAAAATGGAGAGAAAGGCGACTAAAACTCTGTCTATTGTGGTGGGGAGTTTTCTCCTGTGTTGGACGCCTTTCATTCTGTGTATGAGCTTTAATCCTTTGAGCAATTATACAATACCTTTTCATGTCATGCAATTTTTTAAGTGGCTTGGATGGTCAAATTCAATGTTCAATCCCtttatttatgctttcttttacagccAGTTTCGATCAGCTTTCAGGATGATCATGACTgggaaaatatttaaagatgTCTCTAATTGTAAGCTCTTTTGA
- the LOC122784329 gene encoding trace amine-associated receptor 4-like, translating into MDSSHVVEDQLLFNESANVPDVTAVTISYLLCIFGGSLSVLIMCGNLLVIISIVYFKQLHTPTNFLMLSLAVADLLVGLLVVPFSIIIIMSSYWRLHYILCRIRSSFDMILSNSSIWNLCCISVDRYYAVCQPLRYRNKINGRVVGIMILVSWSIATLNTVIQTLQSLSKGQNNNKKCVLFQRKAQSTMVLGGFFAFGLPAIIMSSIYLKILTVAQKQARSIQSMAKSGTTVSKMEKKATKTLSIVMGIFLLSWTPFFVCIAFHRLTNYPIPVHVIQSLKWLGWSNSMLNPFVYAFFYSWFRSAFKMIITGKIFKDDFSNSKLF; encoded by the coding sequence ATGGATTCCTCGCATGTTGTTGAAGACCagcttctttttaatgaatcagcaAATGTACCTGACGTAACTGCAGTGACTATTTCATATCTACTATGtatttttggtggctctttATCAGTTCTCATAATGTGTGGAAACCTACTTGTAATAATCTCCATTGTTTacttcaaacagctccacactcctactaacttcctgatgctctctctggctgtggctgacctgCTAGTTGGACTTTTAGTTGTGCCTTTtagcatcattattattatgagctCCTATTGGCGTCTTCATTACATACTTTGTAGAATACGGAGCAGCTTTGATATGATACTGTCCAATTCTTCAATTTGGAACTTGTGCTgcatttctgttgacagatattatgcagtgtgtcagcctctgagatacagaaataaaataaatggccGTGTTGTTGGGATCATGATTCTGGTGTCCTGGAGTATTGCCACTCTAAATACAGTTATTCAAACATTGCAGTCCCTGAGcaaaggacaaaacaacaacaagaagtgtgttttatttcaacgTAAAGCACAGAGTACAATGGTTCTGGGAGGTTTTTTTGCATTTGGCCTCCCAGCTATCATAATGTCTTCAATCTACCTAAAGATTTTGACTGTGGCACAGAAACAGGCACGCAGCATCCAAAGCATGGCAAAATCTGGTACAACTGTCagtaaaatggagaaaaaggcGACTAAAACTTTGTCTATTGTGATGGGGATTTTTCTCCTGAGTTGGACACCTTTCTTTGTGTGCATCGCCTTTCATCGTTTAACCAATTACCCAATACCAGTCCATGTAATTCAGTCATTAAAATGGCTTGGATGGTCAAATTCAATGTTGAATCCATTTGTTTATGCTTTCTTTTATAGCTGGTTTCGATCAGCTTTTAAGATGATCAttacagggaaaatatttaaagatgatttttCTAATTCTAAACTCTTTTGA
- the LOC122784253 gene encoding trace amine-associated receptor 1-like, with the protein MDSSGVVEYQLLFNESANVPDVTAVTISYLFCIFGGSLSVLITFGNLLVIISIAYFKQLHTPTNFLMLSLAVADLLVGLFILPFTVILVVSSYWRLYDLLCRVRSSLDMLLSNSSIWNMCFISVDRYYAVCHPLIYRIKINVRVVGIMIMVSWTVATLNGIIITFQAPDKGQKNKRCASFQNKAQDTVVVGVLIAFFFPAIVMLALYLKIFMVAQRQARSILSMANSVAAASKMERKATKTLSIVVGSFLLSWTPFILCMSFNPLSNYTIPFHVMQFFKWLGWSNSMFNPFIYAFFYSQFRSAFRMIMTGKIFQDVSNCKLF; encoded by the coding sequence ATGGATTCTTCTGGTGTTGTTGAATATCagcttctttttaatgaatcagcaAATGTGCCTGACGTAACTGCAGTGactatttcatatttattttgtatttttggtggCTCGTTGTCAGTTCTCATAACGTTTGGAAACCTACTTGTAATCATCTCTATTGCTTacttcaaacagctccacactcctacaaacttcctgatgctctctctggctgtggctgacctgCTAGTTGGACTTTTCATCTTGCCTTTCACTGTCATCCTCGTTGTCAGCTCATACTGGCGTCTGTATGATCTACTTTGTAGGGTACGGAGCAGCTTAGATATGTTACTGTCCAATTCTTCCATTTGGAACATGtgcttcatttctgttgacagatattaCGCAGTGTGTCATCCTTTGAtatacagaattaaaataaatgtccgtgTTGTTGGGATCATGATCATGGTGTCCTGGACTGTTGCCACTCTGAATGGAATTATTATCACATTCCAGGCCCCAgataaaggacaaaaaaacaagaggtgtgcttcatttcaaaataaagcacaggATACAGTAGTTGTGGGagttttaattgcattttttttcccggCTATTGTGATGCTTGCACTCTACCTAAAGATTTTCATGGTGGCACAGAGACAAGCACGCAGCATCCTGAGCATGGCAAACTCTGTTGCAGCTGCCAGTAAAATGGAGAGAAAGGCGACTAAAACTCTGTCTATTGTGGTGGGGAGTTTTCTCCTGAGTTGGACGCCTTTCATTCTGTGTATGAGCTTTAATCCTTTGAGCAATTATACAATACCTTTTCATGTCATGCAATTTTTTAAGTGGCTTGGATGGTCAAATTCAATGTTCAATCCCtttatttatgctttcttttacagccAGTTTAGATCAGCTTTCAGGATGATCATGACTGGGAAAATATTTCAAGATGTCTCTAATTGTAAGCTCTTTTGA
- the LOC122784396 gene encoding trace amine-associated receptor 4-like — protein sequence MILCVCLDVKQVINNINDNLSMDSSDVVAEQLLFNESANVPDITAVTISYLFCIFSGLLSVLITFGNLLVIISIAYFKQLHTPTNFLMLSLAVADLLVGLFILPFTVILFVSSYWRLYDLLCRVRSSLDMLLCNSSIWNMCFISVDRYYAVCHPLIYRIKINVRVVGIMIMLSWTIATLNGIIITFQAPDKGQKNKRCASFQNKAQGTIVVGLLISFLFPAIVMFALYLKIFMVAQRQARSILSMANSAAAASKMEKKATKTLSIVVGSFLLSWTPFLLCLCFNPLSNYTIPFHVMQFFKWLGWSNSMFNAFIYAFFYSWFRSAFRMIMTGKIFKDVSNCKLF from the coding sequence ATGATTCTCTGTGTATGTCTTGATGTTAAGCAGGTAATCAATAATATCAATGATAATTTAAGCATGGATTCTTCAGATGTTGTTGCAGAGCAGTTActttttaatgaatcagcaAATGTGCCCGATATAACTGCGGTGACTATTTCATatctattttgtattttttctggCTTGTTGTCAGTTCTCATAACGTTTGGAAACCTACTTGTAATCATCTCTATTGCTTacttcaaacagctccacactcctacaaacttcctgatgctctctctggcAGTGGCTGACCTGCTAGTTGGACTTTTCATCTTGCCTTTCACTGTCATCCTCTTTGTCAGCTCATACTGGCGTCTGTATGATCTACTTTGTAGGGTACGGAGCAGCTTAGATATGTTGCTGTGCAATTCTTCCATTTGGAACATGtgcttcatttctgttgacagatattaCGCAGTGTGTCATCCTTTGAtatacagaattaaaataaatgtccgtgTTGTTGGGATCATGATCATGCTGTCCTGGACTATTGCCACTCTGAATGGAATTATTATCACATTCCAGGCCCCAgataaaggacaaaaaaacaagaggtgtgcttcatttcaaaataaagcacaagGTACAATAGTTGTCggacttttaatctcatttttattCCCGGCTATTGTGATGTTTGCACTCTACCTAAAGATTTTCATGGTGGCACAGAGACAAGCACGCAGCATCCTGAGCATGGCaaactctgctgcagctgccagtaaaatggagaaaaaggcGACTAAAACTCTGTCTATTGTGGTGGGGAGTTTTCTCCTGAGTTGGACGCCTTtccttctgtgtttgtgctttaatCCTTTGAGCAATTATACAATACCTTTTCATGTCATGCAATTTTTTAAGTGGCTTGGATGGTCAAATTCAATGTtcaatgcttttatttatgctttcttttacagctggtttcgATCAGCTTTCAGGATGATCATGACTgggaaaatatttaaagatgTCTCTAATTGTAAGCTCTTTTGA
- the LOC122784314 gene encoding trace amine-associated receptor 1-like has product MDSSGVVAEQFLFNESANVPDITAVTISYLFCIFGGSLSVLITFGNLLVIISIAYFKQLHTPTNFLMLSLAVADLLVGLFILPFTVILVVSSYWHLYDLLCRVRSSLDLLLSNSSIWNMCFISVDRYYAVCHPLIYRIKINVRVVGIMIMVSWTVATLNGIIFTFQAPDKGQKYKRCASFQNKAQGTVVVGVLIAFFFPAIVMFALYLKIFMVAQRQARSILSMANSAAAASKMERKATKTLSIVVGSFLLCWTPFILCMSFNPLSNYTIPFHVMQFFKWLGWSNSMFNPFIYAFFYSQFRSAFRMIMTGKIFKDVSNCKLF; this is encoded by the coding sequence ATGGATTCTTCTGGTGTTGTTGCAGAGcagtttctttttaatgaatcagcaAATGTGCCTGACATAACTGCAGTGactatttcatatttattttgtatttttggtggCTCGTTGTCAGTTCTCATAACGTTTGGAAACCTACTTGTAATCATCTCTATTGCTTacttcaaacagctccacactcctacaaacttcctgatgctctctctggctgtggctgacctgCTAGTTGGACTTTTCATCTTGCCTTTCACTGTCATCCTCGTTGTCAGCTCATACTGGCATCTGTATGATTTACTTTGTAGGGTACGGAGCAGCTTAGATTTGTTACTGTCCAATTCTTCCATATGGAACATGtgcttcatttctgttgacagatattaCGCAGTGTGTCATCCTTTGAtatacagaattaaaataaatgtccgtgTTGTTGGGATCATGATCATGGTGTCCTGGACTGTTGCCACTCTGAATGGAATTATTTTCACATTCCAGGCCCCAGATAAAGGACAAAAATACAAGAGGTGtgcttcatttcaaaataaagcacaggGTACAGTAGTTGTGGGagttttaattgcattttttttcccagctaTTGTGATGTTTGCACTCTACCTAAAGATTTTCATGGTGGCACAGAGACAAGCACGCAGCATCCTGAGCATGGCaaactctgctgcagctgccagTAAAATGGAGAGAAAGGCGACTAAAACTCTGTCTATTGTGGTGGGGAGTTTTCTCCTGTGTTGGACGCCTTTCATTCTGTGTATGAGCTTTAATCCTTTGAGCAATTATACAATACCTTTTCATGTCATGCAATTTTTTAAGTGGCTTGGATGGTCAAATTCAATGTTCAATCCCtttatttatgctttcttttacagccAGTTTCGATCAGCTTTCAGGATGATCATGACTgggaaaatatttaaagatgTCTCTAATTGTAAGCTCTTTTGA